TAAAAATTCATAGAATACCTTTAGCGAAACAATTGCTCTTGCTATTGTGCTGTTTGACTTTCCGCTTTTTTGCATATTGATAATATATGTGATTATAGTAGCCTGTGACGTATCTTCAATCTTCATCCCGATGTTATCCAAAAACTCTATGTATTTCTTTATATCTCTCAAATAAGACATAACTGTATTTTGTGAAAATCTCTGTTTTTGGCATAGATGTTCATAAAAAGCCTCTACTATCTTCATCTATTTTCAAATCCCCTCTATATATAAATTCCATTTATAGATCTTAAATCAAATTGCATGCAAACCTCGAAACAAAAGCATCTATCACAACTATGCCACATATTAATAATACCACTATTAGACCTACCACAATATTAAATCTTTTTTCAAATTTGAACAATCTATCCCTAATTAAATAGTTGGTAAATGAGTACAGAATAAGTATAATCAAAAATATTAAAACAATCAATTCTTTTAGTAATATGTAAGTGAAAAAGAAACCTATAGCATGAAACTTGTAGATGGTGAAAAAAGCGCCTATTGTTAGCCCAAACACAAATCCTTTTAAAATAATCATGCCTATATTTAAAATTTGCAAGTATTTATTTAAATTTGATAGTCCCCATATTGTAAGATACAATAAAATAGCAGATATCGAAAAAAAGATTACTTTATTCCAGTACAAATTATCTGGAGTTTTCGCACTGTTTATTGAAAGTACTATAAAATTTTTGAGTTCGTCTCTTCGAGCTTGGCTGAGCAAAAAATAGAAGTTTATACCGGTAATTACGCCTCCTAAGTAAAGTGTTAAAATAGCAAAAAATAGTAATTTTACTTTTTTTCTCATTTTCTTATTTTTGCTTGCGTTTATTTATAGTAAAATAATATGTCAATTACAAGTCAGTTATTACCTACTAATGAGAAAACATATCCTTTAGATTTAAAATAAAAATAGTTTACACTTTTGTAGAAACCATTTATAATCTTTTTGTCAATCCTTAGTGTTATTTTACCATTATATAACTTCAAAATAGTCTCATCATACTTAAAGAGAACCTTAACCATATATTTGTCTTCTGGTAAAAAAAACTGTTTGCGAAACTCAACTGTCAAAAAAAGAATGAGAAAAATCACTAAAAGCAGCAATATACCTGCTCTTGCTGTTCTGACAAAGTACTTATGCTGAAGGTATCTTTTGTATCTACTTTTTCTCAAAAGTTTCACCTTCCCATAATAGTGTCATCAAGAGCTTTCGCAACAATCTGGCAACTTTTTAAAGCTTCATTAAGCAGATTGCCGTTACTACCAATTTCAATTATTAATGCATATGGTGATATATGCTGGTTATACCTTGCTGCCGAAATATTTATTGGTCTTGTAATCTGCGGGCAAACTTTCATGAGATTCTTTTGAAGATGAACTGCAAAAGTAAGATTCTCTCGCCAAAAAGGATGGTAAAGTCCGAGCTTGTCTGTACCCACAACAAGCATAACCTTTGCTAACTCCTGCCCAAATGCAACTGTTGAGACTTTTATTTTTTTTGAGCCATCTCCTATTGCGTCCCTGTGCAAATCTATGAAAATCTTTATATCAGGATGTTCTTTTTTATATCTTTCAATTATTTTCAATGACCTTGCATAAGAGCCTTTATATTCAGGATAGTCATTTATGTCCTTGCTGTGATAAACCTTGTAACCATAGTCTTTTTCAAGAATCCTTTTGAGCTCTTCCCCCACTCTAACCACATTGTAGTTAAAATCTAAGGTTCTATCAGTTGTTCCCCGGGTGTAAATAAGATTTTTTGAGGGGTTCTCATAGCTTTCAGTTGTATGTGTGTGATAAATAAGAATTGAGGGTTTTATTCCACCATAAATCTTAAATTTTGTGTTAAGAAACTTAGTTATATCTATTCTATATTCTGTTTGATTCATAACCTCAATGTTGTAGGAAATAGAGCCATTTGGCCGAATATTCTTTAGATATTTTTGAAACTCTATATTATCATCAGCTTGATTTTCTTCAGATGCTTTAGAATTATCTTGCCTTTCTTGGTCATAATTTATTACAATAGCATCGTCTTCATAAAAACTTTGTTCTTCAAATGTTTGAGTTCTATTGAAAGAAGCAAAAAGTGGATGAGAAAACCTCATCAAATTTTCTATTTTGATTAAATTACTAATATCCGTTTTGCTTGCCAAAAAAGGTGTGTTAAAAATAATTAGTTGCTTAGAATATTTGAAGCAAAGATCTAATAACTCTCTATTTGAAAAAACAAACTTATTTACTAAAAGTTCTATAACCAATAATATGGCAATAAAAACAACATACCAAAATCTTTTCAAATCAATAACCTTCACCATCAATACAAATCTCCTCAAAAGTCTGACATAAAAACTTTCTTGTAAAATCTCTATTCACACAAAAAAGAATTTATTCCTTCTTGGTAAAAACCTCAATTGACATATCTAAACTGGTCATTCTCTTTCACCTCTGGATGAATTGCCATATTGATACCATCAGCAATTACTGTAGAGATATTCTCAACAATCCTGTCTATGTCTTTGGGAGTGACAAATAAATTTCCATAATATGGAAATATAACCTCTTTGATTAGATTAAACCTATCTTCATCAGGTATGCTCTCAAGAAGCAAGTACAAAGGCGAAGATCTCTCTGTTTCATTTTTGAGTCTTTCAAGTAAAAGGTCTATTGCATCATTTGCAATAATTGCAGCGTCAACAACCATAGGAACACCTATAGCAACAACCGGAACACCAACTGTCTGCTGTGTAATGCCTTTTCTTTCATTGCCAATTCCTGAACCAGGAAAAATGCCAGTGTCTGCTATCTGTATAGCTGTTGAGATTCTTTCTAGTCTGCGTGACGCCAAAGCATCAATGGCAACTATCAAATCAGGATGGATTTTTTGAACAATCCCGTGAATTATCTCGCTTGTTTCAATTCCAGTAATACCCAAAACACCTGGAGAAATGGCACACACAGAACGAATACGCCTGTCTTGGACTTTTTCAGGTACAAACTCAAATAAATGACGCGTAATTAAAACCTTTGAAACAACTTTTGGTCCCAGTGAATCAGGTGTCACGTTCCAGTTACCAAGCCCCACAACAAGGATTGTGCTTTTCTGGGATAATCTCATTAAGCTTTCTAACTCCTCAGCTAATATCTTTGATACCTTTTCTTGTACTTCAAAATCTTCATCACGCAAGCCATCTGCTTCAATTGTAATGTAG
This Caldicellulosiruptor changbaiensis DNA region includes the following protein-coding sequences:
- the gpr gene encoding GPR endopeptidase; translation: MFKIHTDLALETREIVQKGLGREIEGVEVEERKEFDDKIKVTKVKINSVKGEAILQKPMGNYITIEADGLRDEDFEVQEKVSKILAEELESLMRLSQKSTILVVGLGNWNVTPDSLGPKVVSKVLITRHLFEFVPEKVQDRRIRSVCAISPGVLGITGIETSEIIHGIVQKIHPDLIVAIDALASRRLERISTAIQIADTGIFPGSGIGNERKGITQQTVGVPVVAIGVPMVVDAAIIANDAIDLLLERLKNETERSSPLYLLLESIPDEDRFNLIKEVIFPYYGNLFVTPKDIDRIVENISTVIADGINMAIHPEVKENDQFRYVN
- the spoIIP gene encoding stage II sporulation protein P; the encoded protein is MVKVIDLKRFWYVVFIAILLVIELLVNKFVFSNRELLDLCFKYSKQLIIFNTPFLASKTDISNLIKIENLMRFSHPLFASFNRTQTFEEQSFYEDDAIVINYDQERQDNSKASEENQADDNIEFQKYLKNIRPNGSISYNIEVMNQTEYRIDITKFLNTKFKIYGGIKPSILIYHTHTTESYENPSKNLIYTRGTTDRTLDFNYNVVRVGEELKRILEKDYGYKVYHSKDINDYPEYKGSYARSLKIIERYKKEHPDIKIFIDLHRDAIGDGSKKIKVSTVAFGQELAKVMLVVGTDKLGLYHPFWRENLTFAVHLQKNLMKVCPQITRPINISAARYNQHISPYALIIEIGSNGNLLNEALKSCQIVAKALDDTIMGR